A section of the Cryobacterium soli genome encodes:
- a CDS encoding CarD family transcriptional regulator yields the protein MIFEVGETVVYPHHGAATITAVETRTIKGVEKRYITLTVHQSDLAINLPIDNAELVGVRDVIDAAGVEAVFDVLRSDVEEEPSNWSRRYKANTEKMGSGSVYRVSEVVRDLWRRDRISGVSAGEKRMLIKARQVLVSELALAQKSTEEEAFVTLDDVLNASVAEVA from the coding sequence ATGATTTTCGAAGTCGGCGAGACCGTCGTCTATCCCCACCACGGCGCAGCAACGATCACCGCGGTCGAGACCCGCACGATCAAGGGTGTCGAAAAGCGCTACATCACGCTCACCGTGCACCAGAGTGACCTGGCCATCAACCTGCCCATCGACAACGCCGAGCTCGTCGGCGTTCGCGACGTCATCGACGCCGCGGGTGTTGAGGCGGTCTTCGACGTGCTTCGCAGCGACGTCGAGGAAGAGCCCAGCAACTGGTCGCGCCGCTACAAGGCCAACACCGAGAAGATGGGCAGCGGCAGCGTCTACCGCGTCAGCGAGGTCGTTCGCGACCTCTGGCGCCGCGACCGCATCTCCGGCGTTTCCGCCGGCGAGAAGCGGATGCTCATCAAGGCCCGCCAGGTTCTCGTCTCCGAGCTCGCGCTCGCGCAGAAGTCCACCGAGGAAGAGGCCTTCGTCACCCTCGACGACGTCCTGAACGCAAGCGTCGCCGAAGTCGCCTAG
- a CDS encoding potassium channel family protein, translating into MTATEQPVDPWGGPRQARWQQAVDWPLTLAALVFLVAYSISVIATVDGPTSTLLRIVILVSWALFPASYLVDLVLADHPWQWARRHPVNLLFVLLPLLRPLRLLRVLARSSLFQRSAGTAFRARVLVYLAGTAVLVTYIAALAVLEAERSDPNANITSFGDSLWWAAVTITTVGYGDFTPLTIRGRTIATALMLGGVAVLGVLTATLSSWIVQRVATLEEERHRAE; encoded by the coding sequence ATGACCGCGACCGAGCAGCCGGTGGACCCGTGGGGCGGGCCCCGGCAGGCACGCTGGCAGCAGGCCGTGGACTGGCCGCTCACCCTCGCCGCCCTGGTGTTCCTCGTCGCCTATTCGATCTCGGTCATCGCCACCGTCGACGGCCCCACCTCCACACTGCTGCGGATCGTGATCCTGGTCAGCTGGGCGCTCTTCCCGGCGAGCTACCTCGTCGATCTCGTGCTGGCCGACCACCCCTGGCAGTGGGCGAGGCGGCATCCCGTGAACCTGCTCTTCGTGCTGTTGCCGCTGCTGCGACCGTTGCGGCTGCTGCGGGTGCTGGCGCGCAGCAGCCTGTTCCAGCGCTCGGCGGGCACCGCGTTCCGGGCGCGGGTTCTGGTGTACCTGGCCGGCACGGCGGTGCTGGTCACCTATATCGCCGCACTGGCGGTGCTCGAGGCGGAGCGGAGTGACCCGAACGCCAACATCACCTCGTTCGGCGACTCCCTGTGGTGGGCGGCGGTGACCATCACCACCGTGGGCTACGGGGATTTCACCCCGCTCACCATCCGCGGGCGCACCATCGCCACGGCCCTGATGCTCGGCGGCGTGGCCGTGCTCGGTGTGCTCACGGCCACGCTGTCGTCCTGGATCGTGCAGCGCGTGGCCACCCTCGAAGAGGAGCGTCACCGGGCCGAATAG